From Apis cerana isolate GH-2021 linkage group LG10, AcerK_1.0, whole genome shotgun sequence, one genomic window encodes:
- the LOC108001470 gene encoding solute carrier organic anion transporter family member 74D, whose product MSQGCGICGIYPRWLRDRATPKNFIAVYGLLGTVQAMAFIYIVVTLTTLEKRFKIPSRTTGLILSGNEISQILSLILTYYGGSGHRPRWIAIGVGLSALSCLVLALPHFLYGPGRDALALTKEYLDQTLLNATTVPQDLAICPRVVKPDHCDEETLLDVSILPRLLVFLSQFILGIGTTLYYGLGQTYLDDNTKKKNTPMLLGFTFALRTIGPAIGFLLGYGCLSLYIDPSLHPVITKKDPRWLGAWWLGWIILGVTMGMFATLIAMFPRKLPTEKDTALETVKKDGSIPLKLHLTVQEQYMKPMEPRKSLETEYIPTMREFPNAMKRLLTNWLLTFNNLSGVFYVLGASAYITFLAKYLEVQYSTSAAGGTVIAGPISLVGMVLGFLLSGLIISKFKPGPRPLLAWNVFVGICFVAGQILFIFLGCSDIGFEGLNLETMQMNLTSNCNIDCNCDGVKYSPVCHVASKITFYSACHAGCRTIINDKEFGNCSCLPLSTFNFENHFGYTTDGDSRDQSIFISDPHAMIFDKVRAGPCTNDCSRPYLLFMVLTCIIQTLACSGKIGNVLVNYRSVEKKDKSFAQGITLMIISLFALIPGPIIYGAIIDSTCLIWEESCGTRGNCWFHHGRNFRYLVNITSAGFSIIGVLFDAAVCYLGKNLDLYGAQECDRRREFIKEDETPQTADGEKKKEMNGNL is encoded by the exons ATGAGCCAAGGTTGTGGAATTTGCGGGATTTATCCCCGATGGCTACGTGATCGTGCCACCCCGAAAAATTTCATAGCGGTGTACGGCCTCCTCGGCACCGTGCAGGCAATGGCCTTTATTTACATCGTTGTCACCCTCACGACTTtggaaaaaagattcaaaatacCTAGTCGTACAACTG gatTGATCCTCTCCGGAAATGAAATCTCGCAAATCTTGTCTTTGATATTAACCTATTATGGAGGATCTGGTCACCGTCCAAGATGGATCGCGATCGGTGTCGGTCTTAGCGCCCTCTCGTGCCTTGTCCTTGCTCTTCCACACTTTCTTTACGGACCAGGACGAGACGCTTTGGCGCTGACCAAGGAATATCTCGATCAAACATTGCTGAACGCCACTACAGTTCCTCAAGATTTGGCCATTTGTCCACGAGTCGTGAAACCGGATCATTGCGACGAGGAGACTCTGTTGGATGTCAGCATTCTACCTCGACTCTTGGTCTTTCTCTCCCAGTTTATCCTTGGAATTGGTACCACTTTGTATTACGGTCTTGGTCAAACGTACCTGGATGACAatacaaagaagaagaatactCCTATGCTTTTAG GTTTTACCTTTGCTCTGAGAACGATCGGACCAGCAATAGGATTTTTGCTAGGTTACGGTTGTCTCAGTTTGTACATAGATCCCAGTTTACATCCTGTGATCACAAAGAAGGATCCACGATGGTTAGGTGCGTGGTGGCTCGGTTGGATTATTCTAGGTGTCACTATGGGCATGTTTGCTACACTAATAGCCATGTTTCCGCGGAAGTTACCGACTGAAAAAGATACTGCACTCGAAACTGTgaaaaag GATGGTAGTATCCCCTTGAAACTGCATTTGACCGTGCAGGAACAATACATGAAACCGATGGAACCAAGAAAGTCTTTGGAAACAGAATACATTCCAACTATGCGTGAATTTCCAAACGCGATGAAGAGGTTACTGACGAATTGGCTATTGACTTTCAATAATCTGAGCGGAGTGTTTTACGTGTTAGGTGCATCGGCATACATAACATTTTTGGCAAAATATCTCGAGGTTCAATACAGTACCTCTGCAGCTGGTGGTACTGTAATCGCAG GTCCTATATCACTCGTGGGTATGGTACTAGGATTTTTACTCTCCGGATTAATCATTAGCAAATTTAAACCTGGTCCAAGACCATTGTTAGCGTGGAATGTATTCGTCGGCATTTGTTTCGTTGCCGGTCAGATACTCTTTATATTTCTCGGTTGTTCCGATATCGGGTTCGAAGGTCTCAATTTAGAAACTATGCA AATGAATTTGACATCAAATTGTAATATAGACTGCAATTGCGACGGTGTTAAATATTCTCCTGTTTGTCACGTGGCGTCGaagataactttttattctgCCTGCCATGCTGGTTGTCGAACGATAATCAACGACAAAGAGTTTGGGAACTGTAGTTGCCTTCCTTTATCCACgttcaatttcgaaaatcaCTTCGGTTACACGACAGATGGCGACTCGAGGGATCAATCGATCTTCATTAGCGATCCACATGCGATGATCTTCGATAAAGTCAGAGCTGGCCCTTGTACCAACGATTGCAGTCGCCCTTACCTTCTGTTCATGGTTCTCACCTGTATCATACAAACGTTAGCGTGTTCTGGAAAGATTGGCAACGTTTTGGTTAATTATCGTAGCGTGGAAAAGAAAGACAAGAGCTTCGCTCAGGGTATTACTTTGATGATTATCTCATTGTTCGCGTTGATACCTGGTCCGATTATTTATGGCGCTATTATTGACTCGACTTGCTTGATCTGGGAAGAATCCTGCGGGACTAGGGGAAATTGCTGGTTCCATCATGGAAGGAACTTTCGATATTTAGTTAACATAACCTCTGCAG GATTCTCGATAATAGGAGTGTTGTTCGATGCAGCGGTTTGTTATCTCGGGAAGAATTTGGATCTTTACGGCGCCCAAGAGTGCGATAGACGTCgcgaatttattaaagaagacGAGACGCCACAAACTGCCGAcggcgagaagaagaaggaaatgaACGGAAATCTGTAA